In Halosolutus amylolyticus, the genomic window CGGCCCGGACCATGCAGGACGACTACAGCGACACGACGGAACACGATCCGAACGCGAAACACGATCGGCGTCGCGAAGACGGACAGGCGGTGACCCACCGCGATCGGATCGAGTACGAGCCGAATCCCGATCGTCGGGGCCGGCGACTCTCGGCGTTCGTCGCCCTGCTCGGCCTCTGGGTCGTCGGGACGGCCGTCGCGTTCGACCTCTCGGCGGCGGCGGTCTGGAACGACGCCCTCGTCGGCGCGGCCCTGATCGCCACCGGCGCGTACAACTACTATCGGCGATCGAGGCGGGAACTGGGAAGTGCCGGCGTCGCCTGGTTCGCCGCGATACTGGGGCTCTGGGTCCTCGTCTCGCCGTTCGTCGTCGGACCTGCCCCGGATCCAGCGGGTACCGGGTCGGCGATCGGCGGCTGGAACCACGTCCTCGTCGGCCTCCTCGCGTTCGGGGCCGGGAGCTACAGCGCGATGGTCGTCCGCGCCCGGCGCAAGGCAGCCGACGCGCGGCCGACGGCGACGTACGAT contains:
- a CDS encoding SPW repeat protein; this translates as MQDDYSDTTEHDPNAKHDRRREDGQAVTHRDRIEYEPNPDRRGRRLSAFVALLGLWVVGTAVAFDLSAAAVWNDALVGAALIATGAYNYYRRSRRELGSAGVAWFAAILGLWVLVSPFVVGPAPDPAGTGSAIGGWNHVLVGLLAFGAGSYSAMVVRARRKAADARPTATYDRRGQ